The genomic region GCTCTGCTGGACATCATCTACGACCGGACAAAAGGCGCCGGAAAGTCTCCCGAAGCAGAGGCATTCGTCACGATCGCTGACGGTCTGCGCACCGGAGTCGTCCCAGCCGACCTGCGCGCCGCCCTATACAAGGCCGCTGCCCTTATCCCCGGCGTAACCGTCGGGACAGGCAGGCAACAGTCGACGGCAGAACCGGCATCGCTATCGGCATCCCCTCCCGACGGCGGAACGAGGCGCGACATCATCATCGATCCCACCTCGGGACTGGTGATCGGGGAACAGGACGTACTGCTGAAGGACTACCCTGGCGCCCCCGCCGGAACCGTCTCGACCTGGACATCCGTAAAGACATCCGTGGTGAACGCCGCCCCCTAAGCTAAAAACCGAGGGATGACCGCCAAAGGGGCGGCCATCCCTCGGCTACATCAAGGGGTCGTTTTTGAAGGCCCGGAACGGCGCCCTTCGGGCGTTCCAGCTAGGGTTCACCCCTGAGGCAGGTCAGCGAAGTACCTCGCGTGCTGATCGATGATGCCCTGAAGGGCCGGAGCGAAGTGTGCCTCGAGGCCGGTCACGCGCGAGTACCCGTAAGCGGCGCCGATGAGCGCCAGACTGGACACCGCCGCGCAGTCTGCGGCCGGTCGTGGTCGAGCTTGTCAGCGATGGTCGAAAAGTGAGCCATTTCGCGGGTTGAAAACTGAGCCACGTTGACGTTGGTTATTCTGCCGTATTTTCTGGCCGTGTCGAGGGCAACGAGTCCGCTTGCGTGTGTTTGAGCCGGTAGCTGGAGCCCTTGAGGGTAATGACTTCGGCGTGGTGGACGATCCGGTCAATCATGGCCGAGGCCACGACCTGGTCTCCGAAGACGTCACCCCAGCGGGCGAAGGGCAGGTTCGAGGTCAGGATCAGCGAGGCGTGTTCGTAGCGCGATGAGACGAGTTGGAAGAACAGGTTCGCCGCGTCCTGCTCGAACGGGATGTAGCCGACCTCGTCGACGATGATCAGCCCGTAGCGGCGCAGCCTGACCAGTTCCTGTGGCAGCCGCCCATTTTGATGAGCAGCCTGGAGCCGGGCGACCCAGTCGATGGCGGTGGCGAACAGGACCCGGTGGCCGAGCAGGGTGGCCCGGAGGCCGAGCCCGGTAGCGAGATGTGTCTTGCCGGTCCCGGGCGGGCCGAGCAGGACAATGTTGGACGCTTCGCTGAGGAATGCGCCCGTGGCCAGGTGCGCGATGGTGTCGCGTTTGAGGCCGGGCTGGTGGTCGAAGCTGAAGTCCTCGAGCGATTTTCGGGCCGGGAATCCTGCGGCCCTGGCCCGGGCTTCAGCTCCGGAGGCCTCCCTGGCGGCGACTTCCCGGGACAGGACCGCGGCGAGGTATTCCTCGTGGGTCCAGCCGCCGTCTCTTGCCTGGTCAGCGAGCCGGGCCGCTGCTTCCCGGATACGGGGTGCCTTCATGGCCCGGGAGTAGTACTCGATCTGTCCTGCGGTTTCTTTGGCCTCGGGCATCAGGCGACCTGCCCATCATCGAGAACGACGCCGAATGCGCGGTCGTAGTCGGCCAGGTCCCGCACTCCGGCGCGCTCCGCGGGCACCGGGTTTTGGAAGGCTTTCCGCAGCGTCCGGGCAGCGTCGACGTGGACCGGATCGGTGATCGTCAGGCCAGTGCCCCAAGAGCGGGAGTGGTCTCCGACGCTTCTGCCATCCAGGCTGACGCGGACAGTGGCCAGGTCTGCGGTGACGTCGACGAACCTACCGATAGCCTGCGGGTGCACGGAGTAGTCGTTGGATCCCATCCTGACGTAGTAATCCCGTGGGAGCCTGACCCTCGCGGCGAACCCTGTCACCGGCGGAACCGGCGGCAATCCAAGCATCGCCGCCTTGTCCTGAGGGAGAAGTTCCGTGGGCCGGGCACCAATCCGGCGGACCAGCCGGGTATTGGCCTTGAGCAGCCACTCCGCGAGCTGGGCGTTGAAGTCCTCCGGCGAAGCGAAGGACCGTCCCGGCAGGAACGAGGTCTCCAGGAACTGGTTCGTCCGCTCCACGACTCCCTTGCTCTCCGGGTCGTAGGGCCTGACCTGCACGATCCTGGTCGCGAGCACTCCAGCGAACGCCGGTACTCCGGCCGCGAAGCTGTTCCGTCGCCCGATCCCGGTTTCGTTGTCCCAGATCAGCCGCCTCGGAACCGCCCCCAAACCACCGATCAGCTCCCACATCCCGGCCAGCAAATCCCCGGTCATGCGGGACGGAATCATCCGCGCCATGACGAACCGCGAATGCGAGGACACCATGACCAGCACCGGCAGGATCCTTGGCTTTCCCGCCCCAACCGGGATTCGCACCTCCGGGAACCACAGGTCGCACTGCGCCTGATCCCCGGGTTCGTAAGTGATCCGGTCAGCAGGGTCAGCCGGGGCATACTCCGGCCGGATCCTGGCCACGTTTTCCCTGAACCAGGCCGGCGACCCGGACCAGCCCACGCGTTCTGCAAGCACCGTGGCCGGCATCCGCGGGTTCTCCCTCAGCAGCGCCCGTATGGCCGGCTCGACCGCTTTGATCCCGGAGTCCCGAGGCGCCCGAACATACGTCGGCGGGCTCTCAGCGCTGACCGCTTTCGCGACCGTGTTCCGGGAAATGCCCAGCCGCGCCGCTATCGACCTCATCGACTCACCCTCGGCAAGATGCAACCGCCGAATAAGCGCCCAATCCTCCACTGTGATCACCCACCCAATCGTTTGGAACGGGTGGCTCAGTTTTCAACCGGCACAATGGCTCAATTTTCGACCGTCACCGACAGAGCTACCGAGAGCAGGGCCATGTAGTGGCTGCCCGGCTTCTTATCAATGTATGGCTCCGCGGAGTCGATCGATGGGTGGCTGGCCGCAGTGTAGGCGAGCCACGCCAGATACATGCTCTTGAGCCGGTCCTTGATCTCCTCCGGACTCTTGTCGATCGCATTCTTCAGATGGGTGAAAGTCTCCATGCTCTTGAACTCGTCGGTAGTGGCATCTGCGTACTGCTGGAGCTGGTCGGCCATATGCATATCGAATCGCCAACCGTCATGCTGGGCCTCGAGCATCTTCTTGCTCGTATTCTTCTTGGCCAGCATGGCCACCTCGACGAACTTCCCTTCGCCTGAGTCCGCCCAGACAAGGCGCATTGCGTGCCCGAGGGCGGAGCGAAGAAGCGGCGCGGATTCGCTCCCGTAGCCACTCTTCTCGAGCTTGATCGCGGCCTCGCCGTTGCTCAGCGTGCGCTGGAGCCAGCCCCAAGCAAGGCCAGGTGCGGCTGCCCTACGCTGCTCCTCGTCGGACTCATTGTCGAGCCACAGCGGTTGTGGCTTAGGCGCTTGATTGACCATGCGCGCGAGGCTCCGGTAGATCGCGTACCCGGGATCCTTCTCGGTGGGGCAGATTCTATCGGCCAGCTTACGGGACTTCTTTCTAGTACTCATGCAGGCAGCCTTTCAAGGGACCCGAGCCAGTTGGGGGACGAGGCCCGCGTCGCGCTAACGTTGCCACTCGCACCGCGGGACACTAGTGCACGGTGAGGGATCCCACTGGCGGAGCAGGCTTTTGCCGCCGAGCGGCGCGAGCATCCGGTCGCCGCCCTTGAAGCCTTCGGCTTCTACGCTTCCGGCGTCAGCACTCTGGGAATCAAGCCAAGCGGCCTGATCGCACCCATGCCACGACCGGCGGGCGGTGAAACGGTCATCGCACGCTTCGCCATTGCATCCGGCCCTGGAGCCGGAGCCACGGCATCCGAGTGCTTAGCGACCTTCAAGCCCGATCGGCCCGGTCCCTATCACGCCTCATTCCTAGTAACAGTCCTGGCCGATGAATTGACCGAGTTCGCCAGGACGCGGATGCTTTCGGGTTTCGCCCACACCGCTAGGTCTATCAGAATTGCAAAGGCACCGCGCACAGTGTGCGCGTCGATGGCCACCATGCCCTCGGGTGGGCACTCGTTACGAACGGCGTGGCGGGAATGGTCGTCGAGCACCGTGACCGCGTACTGATGTGGCTTGGGACGGATCGAGCGGAAATTCCGGAGACGATCTACACAAGCGAGATCGGCAGCCTTATGGGGCCTAAAGATCTGCAGGCTCCACGGCAGCCATCGCAAATGGCCACGCCGACCGAATTCGAGGCGGTCCACTACGCGCCCCCGCAACTCGTATGACTGCGGCACGGAACCTGCGCCGGTTCAGACAGACCCCCGTGAGTCGACGGATACAACCAATTAATGTGAGCCGACGGATACAACCAATTAACACATCAAACTCTTGACCGGGTGAGGATCGCACCTTTAGAGTTCTCTGATATATGAGTCATATATGTCATACTTTGCCGACCCGGTCTCGAGGTTTTGATCTCGATGGTTCGGCGCGAGGGTGGAAACCAAGGCCTTCCCGTATCCATCTCGAAGAGCAGTGATACATGACGACGCCGAAATCATCTCGCGAGTCCTGCGCGGCCATATCGGCTGGCGTCAAGCCAGTCGGCATCGTCCACCGGTCGCTAAGGGCAGGCGGCTGTCCGTGCGTCTAGGAAACGGCGTCAGCGGTTTGCGCTGAAGTCAGAAGGGAACAAATCTCAATGATCTATCCGACCGGGACGACGGCCTCCGTCGACACCTCCATATCAAGAGAGACCAGCTCCAAGTTCAAACGCCGCTTCATGGTGCGGCTTGTCGCTGTCTTCATCGGCGGCATGTTCCTCGACGGTTACATCCTCGGAATCATCGGCCCCGTCACCGGACCCATGCGGTCAGATCTCCAGCTCGACGCACTATCTCTGGGCATGATCGCTGCAGGCCCGCTGGCTGGTATCTTCGTCGGCTCCCCGCTGGCCGGCTGGGCTACTGACAAGTTCGGACGCAAGCCTATGTTCCTCGTGGACATGGGCCTGTTCCTGGTCGCCTCAGCGGCCCAGTTCTTCGTAACCTCCGGAGACGGGGCCGTGATTCAGCTCGCCATCATCCGGTTCTTCATGGGCGTCGCGATCGGCGGCGAGTACTCAATCGGTGGGCCATTGCTATCAGAGTTCTCCCCTCCAAAGCTCCGCGGGCGATTGCTCGGGCTGACTCTGATCGCCTGGTACGTCGGTTTCATGATGGCATTCATCATCGGCACGCTCCTGCACGACGCCGGCACCCCATGGCGCCTCGTAATCGGCACGAGCACGATACTCGCATTCGTCCTGTTCCTCGCCCGCTTGGGCCTCCCCGAATCGCCGAGCTGGCTCATTACGAAGGGACGGCGTGAGGAAGCACTCGCGATCGCACGCAGATACGTCGAATCGCCCCAGATGCACAACAGCATCACCGAAGAGATCGATCTGAGGATGATCCAGGAGGCCCAAGCCGCGCAGAGTAGGACCAAAATCAAGGGCGCCTCCTTCGGAATGCTGTTCTCGAGGCAGTACTGGCGCACCACCCTCTTCACCTCAGGTTTTTGGTTCTGCGCGGTCACTCCGTACTTCGCGATCGCGACCTTCGCCGACGACGTGCTCAACCAATTCGGCTTCGGCGGCGGCTGGGCCGGTGGAGTCGGCCTGTCCGCACTTGCGGCCGCGGGTGTTGTCACCACCGTGCTTCTGATTGACAAGCTCGGCCGCCGAATCCTCACCGTGCCCGGGCAGTGGCTCTGCGCAGGCATCCTGTTGATCATCGGAGTCTGGGCGAACGCACCAGCGATCCTCGTGCTCGGCCTGTTTCTCGCCTTCTCCTTCTTCAATGCCGGCTACACCACGATGACCCAGGTCTATCCGGCCGAGGTATTCCCCGGCCACCTGCGCGGCATCGGCATGGGCTTCGCCGCGGCCTTCAGCCGCATCGGAGCCGCACTCGGCACCTTCGCCCTGCCATGGGCGATCAGCAACATCGGCATGGGCCCAAGCATGGTCGTAGCCGCGGCCGTCGCATTACTCGGTGCAGTCCTCTCGCAATGGCTCGCGCCTGAGACGAAGGGGCGCACCCTCGCCGAGATCTCAGCAAACTTCTCCCACTGACACCGGGACTGCACGGTGACTTCGAATCAGAGCTAAGGCCCTCGGGCGGAAAAGGGGCGTCAGTGGTTGGGGGCCCGCCAGTCGATCCGGCCCGTGCCCCACTCCGGAGCCGAGAAACTCATTGACGTCAACGTCCATGACGGTGTTATCGACTTGCTCGGCCAGGTCGATCGTGACGTCGTCTCCCTCCGGGCATTGATCGGCGACAGCCAAGTGGGTTATGAGTGGTTTTAGGCCAGCTACTTTGGTGCCAGCCTCTCTGTTGTTGAGGCGGGTTTCGGCGAGGCCGGCACCGCGGTCGAGGTGCTCGGCGACGAACTGAAGATCCAGGATCAGTCTTTCGTTCACAGCGTGATCACGTGGCCGCGAGGCGAATTCGACATTGAGTTCGCTGCCGTGGAGCTCACATTCACCCTGCTAGTGGTGAGGATCGTACGGGGGCTCTTCGCACGCGAAGAGCCGCCCGCGGCGTCTATCAACCGGTGAAGGACACTGAATCCGGACGCAAGTGTCCGGTAAAGGATCCGTTAGCGGGCAGTGCGGCGCCTCAAACCGGGTGGCGCATTCAAACCCTAGTCCAGCGGCCTATCCAAGAGGTCGCCTGCTAAACGAGAATCCTTGGTGCCCGGTGTCTGGGCGGGGCTGGTGTCGGATGCAACTGCTAAGGTCCGTCTAAACCGAGCAGGGAGTATCGATGTCGTCAAGTGAATACCCGTTTCCAGTTGCGTGTCCCAACTGGGCGCTCATGACTCCCGTGAAGCGCAAGATGCCCGCGCGGTCGCGTGGCTCTCGCAACAACCTGGCGGCCCAATTGCCGTTGTAACGCCACAGCGTCGGTTCGAGAGCGAAACCCTCAAGCGGTTGGTGGGAAGACTTGATACGGTGCACCTCACCTGGCGCGGTTTCTCTGCCGGGTCCCTTACCCACCGGCGTGTCGTCTACGCATGGCCCGACCGGCAACATCTGAACGATCTGTGGGGCTCACAAGCTGACGCTATCGTCGTCATCGAGTGGGGAACTGCCGAAACAGCCACTTGGTTGGAAGTCGCTCAGCCGGTACGACTCCTTCCGGAACAGACTCCGCAGCCTGCGTCAGGACCACAAGCCGCTCTGTCAGCCGTCGGCGAACCCCTACCGGAAGACGTGATCCGGATCCTCAAAAGCCTTGCACAGTGGGCGGCCGGATATGACTCCGGACTCAAATGGAATGAAGAAGACAAGCTCAAGGCCGACATGATGAACCGCCTCGAGCGGTGGGCCTCCGTCACAGTTGAGCAGGTCAGAGGCAAATGCCGTGAACTGAAGATGCGGCCAAACGACATAGAGACGAGCGTCGGTTTCCTGGAACGCAGGAAGCAGGGCTGGCGGTTCAACGTGAGGAGCAGCTACCGCGGTTTCCAGTTCTGATCACGCTTCAATGCCCGTTATCTGGTCGCGTTCTGCTGGTGTAGGACGACGGCCGTCCTTCACGAATGATGTAGCCGTCTTACCGCGTTGCATCTCCGCAACGCCGATCAACACAGTGTGTTGAAGAGCTCCTCGCCGACCCAAACATCGAAGCCGTCTACCTTCCGTTTCCCAATGGTCTGCACGCAGAGTGGATCATCGCCGCGGCAGATGCCGGCAAAGACATCCTCTGCGAGAAGCCTCTGGTGTGCAGCCTGCAGGACTATCGACGGGTAGTGGAAGCCTGCGAACGGAACGAAGTAACGCTCATGGAGGCGTTCATGTACCGCTTCCACCCACAGCACCATAAAGTCCGGGAGCTCCTGGATGCAGGCAGGATAGGCGACGTCGTCTCCATGCACGCCCGCTTCCACTTCAACATGGACCGGGCCCCCAGCGAGGTCCGGCTCCAGCCCAACCTGGAAGGCGGGGCAGTCAACGACGTCGGCTGCTACGCCATCGACATCATGAACATGGTCATGGGCGGCCCTCCGACTAACGTCTACGCCAAAGGAACAAGCCCCTCGGATCCCGTTGAAACAACCGTGGCAGCTATCCTCGACTACAACGGAGTCCTGGGAACGTTCGACTGCGGCTTTGAAGGGCCCCGGACCAACACCTTCCAGATCATAGGAACAGAAGGGCAAATCACCCTGGATAAGGCCTTCGACCCCGACCCCGGGGAATCCGAGCGGGTAACGGTCTCCCTGCGGACCGGACAAACGGAGATCTTAGACATTACGGAAGACCATTTCAAGGTCGAGATTGAACGCTTCAGCAGCGTCTTGGCATGCGGCCATGCAGCAGGCATCGTAAACAGGGAATTAACCGAACAAAACCTCGCTGTGCGCCTCGCCGTCCACGAATCGCTCGCTACCCGCCTGCCATGCAAGGTCGGAGCCAACGAAGGTGGCTGAACACATCTATGCCGGAAGCAGTTCACGCGGATCGCGACACGTCGCAACTCACAGTTCTAAGTTCGAGCTTGGCGACCGGTCCTTCCTGGCTCCCGCCTCGGTTTCCCAGGCAGCGGGGAGTACCCCTTAACACAAACGGACGACGGCTGCGCTCCCGCCGTCGTCCGTTTGTGCGGCGACCAAAACGCCTTCGGGCCGCCAACTAGGGCTTATGCGACTCGTCGCCCGGGACCCGGCGCACATCTCAATCCGCGCCGCCAACCACATTCTGGTCCCAGTCGATGACGGAACCGGTCACTATGCCGCTGCGGGCAGAGAGCAGGAACACGACAAATTCGGCAATCTCATCGACCTGGCCGAGCTTGCCCATCGGGACGGAGGCGTTGGCTTTTTCGAGCCAGTCGTCGCCGGCGCCGTGGAACCGGCGCTGAATGAGGTCTTCGCCCTCCGTTGCCGTCCAACCGATGTTGACCCCGTTGATTCGGATCCTGTCCCACCGGTGGGCGTGGGCCGCATTCCGGGTCAGTCCGGCGAGCCCGGCCTTGGACGCGACGTATGGCGCCAGGTAGGGCTGGCCTCCGTGTGAGGACATGCTGATGATGTTGACGATATTCCCCGGAGCTTCACGTTCCTTGAAGTGCTTGATGGCCTCGGACATGATGAAGAACGGCGCCTTGAGGTTGACGGCAATATGTTCATCGAACAGTTCAGGGGTTGTGTCGGTCATGCTGCCCCGGGTTGTCAGGCCCGCGGCATTGACCACCGCATCTAGACGGCCGAAGTGCTCGATGGTCCTGGTGACCGTGCTGCTTGCCTGCGGCGTGTCCCCGAGGTCTGCCTGCAGGAATACCGAAGGCACACCAATTCCGGTGAGGTCCTCGGCGATTTTCCCGCCGGCCTCCGCGGAGCGTCCGGTGACGGCGATGCCCGCGGCTCCCTCGGCCGCGGCCTGCCGGGCAATGGGGGCGCCGAGGCCCTGGGTGCCCCCGCTGATTAGTACGACGGTGTCCTTGAGCAGCCCTGGTGCTGTCATGTCTGCAATGTTCCTTCAACGGTGATGGTCCTGCCTGTTGCTGCCGATTCAGCTGCCGTATCGGCCAGGATCAGCGCGGATATGCCGTCGTCGAATCCGGGCGAACAAGGGGTGCCGGTGTTGACGGTCTCGACGAAATGGTCGAGCTCGCGCCGGTACGCGGCAGCGTAGCGCTCCAGGAAGAACGGCTCGTACGGGTCTGCCGCCTCCACAGCGCGGCTTCCGAAACTGCGAACGGTAGTGGGTGAAATGTTGTCGGCCCGCAGCATCCCCCCGCTTCCAAAGGCTTCAAGCCTCTGGTCATACCCGTAGGCGCTGTGCCGGGAGTTCGTGATGCTGACGAGTTCCCCGTTCCGGCCTCGGAGGGTCACGACGGCGGAGTCGAAGTCTCCCGCCTTGGCGATGTAGTCGCTGAAGACGTTCGCACCGTGCGCGGCGACCTCCACAATGTCCGGAATGAAGAACCGGGCCATGTCGAGGTCGTGGATGGTCATGTCCCTGAAGATTCCTCCGGATGCGGCGATATAGGCCGCAGGGGCCGGCGCCGGGTCCCGGCTGATTATGGACAGGTGCTCGAGCCGTCCGATCTCTCCCGCCGTTACGCGCTGACGAATCGCTGCGAAGGCGGGATCAAACCGCCGGTTGAAGCCCATCATGAGCGGAATGCCGGCGGCGGCCAGCGTCTCCCGGCAGCTTCGCACCCGCTCAATGTCGAGATCGATCGGTTTTTCACACAGCACAGCGATGCCTCTCGCGGCCGCCGCCTCAATCAGCTGGACGTGTGTTGGGGTCGGCGAACAGATTACGACGGCGTCCAGTGATGCGTCGGCGAAGACGTCAGCAGTGGAGCCGGTAGGGCGGGCCCCGTACTGCGTGGCGACTTCTTCCGCGCTCTCGGTCGCAGGATCGGCAACCCAGGTCAGGTTGATCCCCGGATGGGCCGCGAGGTTGGCAGCATGCACCCGGCCGATGCGGCCCGACCCGCACAAGGCGACGTTCAGCTTCTTCATGGCGATCCCTGCGGTCTCACAGGCCATCCGTGAGGCGGCGCTGGGCGGCGGCCTCCAGATCACGAAGCAGGGCATCAGGTGCGGCGTCTTCCTGGAGGCTCCGCCAGACCAGCTCAGCCTGCGATTCAGGGGCGATGCCTCCCACCGGCTGGTCGCGGTCAAGATTAGTGGGGAAGCCGTAGCCTTCGGCTGATGCGGCGATGACGTTGCGCAGGAACCTGTCGCTGGCGCCTTCCGCCTTGAGCTGCCGAAGGGTCGGGTACAGGGCAGCGGACATGGCCGTGCGGTCCACGGATTCCATGGCTCGGCCGAATGCGGAGGAGACCTGCAGCAGGTTGGCCATGCGGCGGATGTCGGTGGACTTGTTGTGGCCGGCGCCGTGGAACAGGGCGGGGTTGAAGAATGCAGCATCGCCTTTCTCAAGCGGCAGCTGCACGTAGTTCTCCTCGAAGTAGCGGGTGAACTCGGGACGGTGGAAGGCGAGATACCCGGCGTCGTACTTGTGGGAGTGCGGTAGGTAAAGGGTGGGGCCCGACTCTACCGGCATGTCGCAGTGGGCGACGGCGCCCTGCAGTGTCAGCGCAGGGGAGAGCAGGTGGATGTGGGCCGGGTAGCGGGCGGCCTGCTCGCTGGACATGAAGCCGAGGTGGTAGTCGCGGTGGGCGGTCTGTGCGGAACCACCGGGGTTCACGACGTTGACCTGTGAGGTGACCTGGTAGTTGGGGCCGAGCCAGGCCTCGGAAATGAGGGCCAGAATGTCGCTGGAGTAGTACTCGGCGAACACCTGCGGGTCGCGAACGGCCAGCTTGTCCAGCGCGCCCCAGATGCGGTCGTTTGCGCCCGGTTTGGCGAAGTGGTCGCCGGCGGCGGCGCCGGAGGCTTTCTGCTCGGCGATGATGCTGTTGAACGCTTCGGTGGCGCGGTCCACGATG from Arthrobacter globiformis harbors:
- a CDS encoding SDR family oxidoreductase → MTAPGLLKDTVVLISGGTQGLGAPIARQAAAEGAAGIAVTGRSAEAGGKIAEDLTGIGVPSVFLQADLGDTPQASSTVTRTIEHFGRLDAVVNAAGLTTRGSMTDTTPELFDEHIAVNLKAPFFIMSEAIKHFKEREAPGNIVNIISMSSHGGQPYLAPYVASKAGLAGLTRNAAHAHRWDRIRINGVNIGWTATEGEDLIQRRFHGAGDDWLEKANASVPMGKLGQVDEIAEFVVFLLSARSGIVTGSVIDWDQNVVGGAD
- the istB gene encoding IS21-like element helper ATPase IstB is translated as MPEAKETAGQIEYYSRAMKAPRIREAAARLADQARDGGWTHEEYLAAVLSREVAAREASGAEARARAAGFPARKSLEDFSFDHQPGLKRDTIAHLATGAFLSEASNIVLLGPPGTGKTHLATGLGLRATLLGHRVLFATAIDWVARLQAAHQNGRLPQELVRLRRYGLIIVDEVGYIPFEQDAANLFFQLVSSRYEHASLILTSNLPFARWGDVFGDQVVASAMIDRIVHHAEVITLKGSSYRLKHTQADSLPSTRPENTAE
- a CDS encoding phytanoyl-CoA dioxygenase family protein, yielding MTTTASSHAPGTHAPQWFGHDSCRLEDFVVIVGEKTKLEDYAYADAVEQNALIYGKRLHSYLESPEERADVQAELIRALTAGPGIVVFKRAFADTAIVDRATEAFNSIIAEQKASGAAAGDHFAKPGANDRIWGALDKLAVRDPQVFAEYYSSDILALISEAWLGPNYQVTSQVNVVNPGGSAQTAHRDYHLGFMSSEQAARYPAHIHLLSPALTLQGAVAHCDMPVESGPTLYLPHSHKYDAGYLAFHRPEFTRYFEENYVQLPLEKGDAAFFNPALFHGAGHNKSTDIRRMANLLQVSSAFGRAMESVDRTAMSAALYPTLRQLKAEGASDRFLRNVIAASAEGYGFPTNLDRDQPVGGIAPESQAELVWRSLQEDAAPDALLRDLEAAAQRRLTDGL
- the iolG gene encoding inositol 2-dehydrogenase, with the protein product MKKLNVALCGSGRIGRVHAANLAAHPGINLTWVADPATESAEEVATQYGARPTGSTADVFADASLDAVVICSPTPTHVQLIEAAAARGIAVLCEKPIDLDIERVRSCRETLAAAGIPLMMGFNRRFDPAFAAIRQRVTAGEIGRLEHLSIISRDPAPAPAAYIAASGGIFRDMTIHDLDMARFFIPDIVEVAAHGANVFSDYIAKAGDFDSAVVTLRGRNGELVSITNSRHSAYGYDQRLEAFGSGGMLRADNISPTTVRSFGSRAVEAADPYEPFFLERYAAAYRRELDHFVETVNTGTPCSPGFDDGISALILADTAAESAATGRTITVEGTLQT
- a CDS encoding MFS transporter, which produces MIYPTGTTASVDTSISRETSSKFKRRFMVRLVAVFIGGMFLDGYILGIIGPVTGPMRSDLQLDALSLGMIAAGPLAGIFVGSPLAGWATDKFGRKPMFLVDMGLFLVASAAQFFVTSGDGAVIQLAIIRFFMGVAIGGEYSIGGPLLSEFSPPKLRGRLLGLTLIAWYVGFMMAFIIGTLLHDAGTPWRLVIGTSTILAFVLFLARLGLPESPSWLITKGRREEALAIARRYVESPQMHNSITEEIDLRMIQEAQAAQSRTKIKGASFGMLFSRQYWRTTLFTSGFWFCAVTPYFAIATFADDVLNQFGFGGGWAGGVGLSALAAAGVVTTVLLIDKLGRRILTVPGQWLCAGILLIIGVWANAPAILVLGLFLAFSFFNAGYTTMTQVYPAEVFPGHLRGIGMGFAAAFSRIGAALGTFALPWAISNIGMGPSMVVAAAVALLGAVLSQWLAPETKGRTLAEISANFSH
- a CDS encoding Gfo/Idh/MocA family protein; its protein translation is MYRFHPQHHKVRELLDAGRIGDVVSMHARFHFNMDRAPSEVRLQPNLEGGAVNDVGCYAIDIMNMVMGGPPTNVYAKGTSPSDPVETTVAAILDYNGVLGTFDCGFEGPRTNTFQIIGTEGQITLDKAFDPDPGESERVTVSLRTGQTEILDITEDHFKVEIERFSSVLACGHAAGIVNRELTEQNLAVRLAVHESLATRLPCKVGANEGG
- the istA gene encoding IS21 family transposase — translated: MITVEDWALIRRLHLAEGESMRSIAARLGISRNTVAKAVSAESPPTYVRAPRDSGIKAVEPAIRALLRENPRMPATVLAERVGWSGSPAWFRENVARIRPEYAPADPADRITYEPGDQAQCDLWFPEVRIPVGAGKPRILPVLVMVSSHSRFVMARMIPSRMTGDLLAGMWELIGGLGAVPRRLIWDNETGIGRRNSFAAGVPAFAGVLATRIVQVRPYDPESKGVVERTNQFLETSFLPGRSFASPEDFNAQLAEWLLKANTRLVRRIGARPTELLPQDKAAMLGLPPVPPVTGFAARVRLPRDYYVRMGSNDYSVHPQAIGRFVDVTADLATVRVSLDGRSVGDHSRSWGTGLTITDPVHVDAARTLRKAFQNPVPAERAGVRDLADYDRAFGVVLDDGQVA